Proteins encoded together in one Pseudoalteromonas xiamenensis window:
- a CDS encoding flagellin N-terminal helical domain-containing protein, with amino-acid sequence MALFVNTNVSALNAQRQLTNSGTELDTSFKRLSSGLRINSAADDAAGLQISDRLNSQIMGLEQGNRNANDGISLAQTAEGAMEEITSMFQRIRTLAQQAANGSNTDEDRLAVQEEIRQLSAEVNRVAADTTFGGTNLLDGSYQASFQVGADAVQTIGFSMKTVGTTANGANTMTANGGFTLSGIANVASAVSGRAFASTAASVAGFIDAQGISSLSSIGGTTVATSNMAFSVVFTETGISVSSQVGAQLVMAGMDALIAVVDKKRAELGAVQNRFQSTIRNQANVSENLASAKSRIKDADFALETAKLTKNQILQQASQTILSQANQRPQAALSLLQG; translated from the coding sequence ATGGCTTTATTTGTAAATACTAACGTGAGTGCTTTAAATGCACAGCGTCAATTAACAAACTCAGGTACTGAGTTAGATACATCGTTTAAACGTCTATCTTCTGGTTTGAGAATCAACAGTGCAGCAGATGATGCTGCTGGCTTGCAGATTTCTGACCGCCTTAATTCTCAGATTATGGGTTTAGAGCAAGGTAACCGTAACGCGAATGACGGAATCTCTCTAGCACAGACAGCCGAAGGCGCAATGGAAGAAATTACGTCAATGTTCCAACGTATTCGTACCCTAGCTCAGCAAGCGGCGAACGGTTCGAACACAGACGAGGACCGCCTTGCGGTACAAGAAGAAATTCGCCAGCTATCTGCTGAAGTGAACCGTGTAGCGGCAGATACGACATTTGGTGGCACAAATTTACTAGATGGGAGCTATCAAGCGAGCTTTCAAGTAGGTGCTGACGCTGTTCAAACGATTGGCTTCAGTATGAAAACGGTTGGTACAACAGCAAATGGCGCTAATACGATGACGGCCAACGGAGGTTTCACGCTTTCTGGTATTGCGAATGTTGCATCTGCAGTATCGGGACGTGCATTCGCGTCTACAGCAGCCAGTGTCGCGGGATTCATCGATGCTCAGGGTATTTCGTCTCTTTCTAGTATTGGTGGAACAACTGTCGCTACATCTAATATGGCTTTTTCAGTTGTTTTTACTGAAACAGGGATTTCCGTATCTTCGCAGGTAGGAGCTCAACTTGTGATGGCGGGTATGGATGCTTTGATCGCTGTAGTGGATAAAAAGCGTGCTGAGCTTGGTGCTGTTCAAAACCGTTTTCAATCGACTATTCGAAATCAAGCAAACGTGTCAGAAAATTTGGCATCTGCAAAGTCTCGCATTAAAGACGCGGATTTTGCGCTTGAAACGGCAAAATTGACTAAAAATCAAATTCTGCAACAAGCAAGTCAAACAATACTAAGTCAAGCAAATCAAAGACCTCAAGCGGCATTGAGTCTGTTGCAAGGATAG
- a CDS encoding flagellin N-terminal helical domain-containing protein, which translates to MALYVNTNVSSLNAQRQLQNSGNSLDVSFKRLSSGFRINSAADDAAGLQIADRLSSQINGLDQGNRNANDGISLAQTAEGAMEEITSMFQRVRTLAQQASNGSNTDEDRLAVQEEIRALMGEVNRVAADTTFGGTNLLDGSYKASFQVGADAVQTIGFSMQTVGGTANGANTISANGGFTLSGIAGVASAVTGKVFASTAATVAGVLDEAGLSALSAVGGTSIAQSDAAFSVVFTETGISVSSQAGAQLVMAGMDALIAVVDKKRAELGAVQNRFQSTIRNQSNISENLSAAKSRIKDTDFAQETASLTKMQILQQASQTILSQANQRPQAALSLLG; encoded by the coding sequence ATGGCACTTTATGTAAATACTAACGTAAGTTCATTGAACGCACAAAGACAGTTACAAAACTCTGGTAATTCACTTGACGTTTCATTCAAACGTTTATCATCAGGCTTCCGTATCAACAGCGCAGCTGATGATGCTGCAGGCTTACAAATTGCAGACCGTTTATCTTCACAAATTAACGGCTTAGACCAAGGTAACCGCAACGCAAACGACGGTATTTCACTTGCGCAAACTGCAGAAGGTGCGATGGAAGAAATCACGTCTATGTTCCAACGTGTTCGTACTTTGGCTCAACAGGCGTCGAACGGATCAAATACTGATGAAGACCGTTTAGCTGTTCAAGAAGAGATACGAGCTCTTATGGGAGAGGTAAACCGTGTTGCTGCTGACACAACTTTTGGTGGAACGAACCTGTTGGATGGCAGTTACAAAGCAAGTTTCCAAGTCGGTGCAGATGCTGTTCAGACAATTGGTTTTAGTATGCAAACGGTTGGCGGCACTGCAAACGGGGCAAACACAATCTCTGCAAACGGTGGTTTTACATTATCTGGTATTGCCGGCGTTGCATCAGCGGTTACAGGTAAAGTTTTCGCTTCAACAGCTGCAACGGTTGCTGGTGTTTTAGACGAAGCAGGTTTATCTGCTCTATCTGCAGTTGGTGGTACGAGCATAGCGCAAAGTGATGCTGCGTTTTCGGTAGTGTTCACAGAAACCGGAATTTCAGTGTCAAGTCAAGCTGGAGCACAGCTTGTCATGGCTGGGATGGATGCTTTGATTGCGGTTGTAGACAAGAAACGTGCGGAACTAGGTGCTGTACAAAACCGTTTCCAATCAACGATTCGCAACCAATCTAACATTTCAGAAAACCTGTCAGCGGCGAAATCTCGAATCAAAGATACCGATTTTGCTCAAGAAACAGCAAGTTTGACTAAAATGCAAATCCTTCAACAAGCTAGCCAAACGATTTTGAGTCAAGCAAATCAACGTCCGCAGGCTGCATTGAGTCTATTAGGATAA
- a CDS encoding flagellin N-terminal helical domain-containing protein — MALYVNTNVSSLNAQRQLMNSGNSLDNSFKRLSSGFRINSAADDAAGMQISNRLSSQVNGLNQGNRNANDGISLAQTAEGAMEEITSMFQRVRTLAQQASNGTNTDEDRLAVQEEIRALMGEVNRVAGDTTFGGTNLLDGTYKASFQVGSDAVQTIGFNMQTIGNTNNGGNSISANGGFTLSGIAGVASAVTGKVFASTAATIAGILDDAGISALSAIGGTTIAKSDAAFSVVFTETGISVSSQAGAQLVMAGMEALIAVVDKKRAELGAVQNRFQSTIRNQSNVAENLSAAQSRIRDTDFAQETANLTKMQILQQASSSILSQANQRPQVALSLLG, encoded by the coding sequence ATGGCTTTATATGTTAATACCAATGTGAGTTCGCTGAACGCACAAAGACAATTGATGAATTCTGGTAATTCATTAGACAATTCATTTAAACGTTTATCTTCAGGTTTTCGCATCAACAGCGCAGCTGATGACGCGGCAGGTATGCAAATCTCTAACCGCCTATCAAGTCAAGTTAACGGCTTGAACCAAGGTAACCGCAATGCAAACGATGGTATTTCTCTAGCGCAAACAGCAGAAGGCGCAATGGAAGAAATAACCTCCATGTTCCAACGGGTGCGCACGCTAGCACAGCAAGCTTCAAATGGGACAAATACTGATGAAGACCGTTTGGCTGTTCAAGAAGAAATTCGAGCATTGATGGGCGAAGTAAACCGTGTCGCTGGAGATACGACATTTGGTGGCACAAATTTGCTGGATGGCACGTATAAAGCTAGTTTCCAAGTCGGCTCAGACGCAGTGCAAACTATTGGCTTCAACATGCAAACGATTGGTAATACAAATAATGGTGGCAACTCCATTTCAGCAAATGGTGGTTTCACGTTATCTGGTATAGCAGGTGTAGCATCTGCCGTAACCGGTAAAGTATTTGCCTCTACTGCGGCTACTATCGCGGGGATTTTAGATGATGCAGGTATCTCTGCACTCTCAGCAATCGGTGGCACAACAATAGCTAAAAGCGATGCAGCATTTTCTGTCGTATTTACTGAAACTGGAATATCAGTTTCAAGCCAAGCTGGTGCTCAACTTGTCATGGCAGGTATGGAAGCTTTAATAGCGGTAGTTGACAAAAAACGTGCTGAGCTCGGTGCGGTTCAAAACCGTTTTCAATCGACTATTCGAAACCAATCGAATGTTGCTGAAAACTTATCTGCAGCACAGTCTCGAATCAGAGATACCGATTTCGCTCAAGAAACGGCGAACTTAACTAAAATGCAAATTCTGCAACAAGCAAGTAGTTCAATTTTGAGTCAGGCAAATCAACGCCCTCAAGTTGCTCTTTCTTTACTTGGGTAG
- the flgL gene encoding flagellar hook-associated protein FlgL, producing the protein MRLSNNLMYQNNLTSILDNQSEVNKAMQQVTTQKRVLSASDDPSATARAMLYSDRIETNEQYSKNLTMLESRLGTQESVLENIKNSITQAYTLAIRAGNGSVTDIDKNAIAQEIKAIQASVLDMMNSKSEDGRYIFSGYQDNTQTYGQDPATGKFVYQGDQGQHKIKVAEGVEIRSSDNGFDVFEKAENRLNVVSNTATTAGGATNGTVYIKEQGEFDKFHKSYYNASPTAPATANDFQITLGAGNTYALTQNGTPVQSGTYTDNKIVLGGMEIKFSGGPTGTIDFTLEKPAKDNVLNTLENLYKGLTTPGTSVEDFEQVVADAVVGLDNAKNKVSYSQASLGGRKNTADLISKANADLDINNKSARADIIELDMTEAITNLQKHETALQASQATFGRLSNLSLFDYIR; encoded by the coding sequence ATGCGTTTATCTAATAATTTGATGTATCAAAACAACTTAACTTCTATCTTGGATAATCAATCTGAGGTGAATAAGGCGATGCAACAAGTTACAACGCAAAAGCGTGTATTGTCTGCCTCGGATGACCCTTCTGCGACAGCGCGAGCGATGTTGTACTCTGACCGTATTGAAACGAATGAACAGTATTCAAAGAACCTAACGATGTTGGAAAGTCGCTTAGGTACTCAGGAAAGTGTACTTGAAAACATCAAAAACTCGATTACCCAGGCTTATACGCTGGCAATTCGAGCGGGTAATGGCAGTGTTACTGATATAGATAAAAATGCAATTGCGCAAGAAATTAAAGCAATTCAAGCTTCTGTTCTAGATATGATGAATTCGAAATCGGAAGATGGACGCTATATTTTTTCAGGCTATCAAGATAACACGCAAACATATGGACAAGACCCTGCAACAGGAAAATTTGTTTACCAAGGTGACCAAGGTCAACATAAAATCAAGGTTGCAGAGGGTGTTGAAATTCGCTCGAGTGACAATGGTTTTGATGTGTTTGAGAAGGCCGAAAATCGTTTAAATGTTGTGAGTAATACCGCTACAACGGCGGGTGGTGCGACAAATGGTACAGTCTACATTAAAGAACAGGGCGAGTTTGATAAATTCCATAAGTCGTATTACAACGCAAGTCCGACAGCTCCTGCAACTGCAAATGACTTTCAAATTACACTTGGCGCTGGTAATACGTATGCCCTAACGCAAAATGGGACGCCAGTACAAAGTGGAACTTACACAGACAATAAAATTGTTTTAGGTGGAATGGAAATTAAGTTCTCGGGTGGCCCAACAGGCACAATTGATTTTACTTTAGAAAAACCGGCAAAAGACAACGTTTTGAATACCCTAGAAAACTTGTACAAAGGACTTACTACGCCAGGTACTTCAGTGGAAGACTTCGAGCAAGTCGTTGCTGATGCCGTCGTCGGTTTGGACAACGCAAAGAATAAAGTGTCCTATTCACAAGCTTCGTTAGGAGGTAGAAAAAATACAGCTGACCTAATATCGAAGGCAAACGCAGATCTGGATATTAATAACAAGTCCGCACGAGCAGATATTATTGAACTTGATATGACAGAAGCAATTACGAATTTGCAAAAGCATGAAACTGCCCTTCAAGCTTCTCAAGCTACCTTTGGTCGTTTGTCTAATCTTTCTCTCTTTGATTACATTCGCTAA